The following is a genomic window from Trachemys scripta elegans isolate TJP31775 chromosome 7, CAS_Tse_1.0, whole genome shotgun sequence.
tgagaaaagaaaactgggggtggaagggaggacctgataagtcttcaaatatgttaaggattgttataaagaggatggtgatcaactgttctccatgttaattgaaggtgggacaagaagtaatgggcttaatctgcagcaagagcgagattagttagaaagtttttcctaatatctaaccataATGGTTGATAAGTTCTGGAACAggcgtccaagggaggttgtggaatcctcatcactggaCGTTTTTAAGAGatggttggataaacacctgtcagggatcgtctagatcagaggttctcaaccaaggtacatgtacccctgggggtatgcagaggtcttctgggggtacatcaactcacctagatatttgcctagttttacaaagggctacataaaaagcactagtgaaatcagtacaaGCAAAAATTTcatatgacttgtttatactgttctatatactatacactgaaatgtaagtacaatatttatattccaactgatttattttataattatatggtaaaaatgagaaagtagcaatttttcagcagtaaggtgctgtgacacttttgtatttttatatctgattttgtaagcaagtagtttttagaTGAAATTAGGGGTacaaaaacaaatcagactctgaaagggaaggggtacagtagtctggaaaggttaagagccaCTGGTCTAGGTTGACTTGCTTTTTGTCTTtgcacttaggcacttttgaaaactttacccaaaGTCTGCAAGAAAATTCTGCAGCAGCAAGTTCCACAAATTAACTTGTTGCAGTTTGTAAGGGAAGCTGACCCTAAGAACTGATTCTTGTTGTCAGGAGCGCTGCcagcggtcgctgccccccaaattgtagtccctaggtgaccgcctaggtcgcctaatgggttgtgctggcCCTGCTTGTTGTTTCCACCATCTTCTGCTGAAAGGTAAACTAGCTCATTCTACTAGAGAAGGATGACAGCCTTTTGTGCTGCACTCTTCGTAAGTGACACACCTACTCAGGGGTCGGTGAGAAGAAAGGTTTAGAAAGCCACTACCTATAGCGGAGATGGAAAGGTTGGCTCTGTGGAGCAGCTCGGGGAATTTTAAGCATTTGTTCAATATCCTGTGGGAAGAGTGTGACAGACTCCACACCACACGTCAATGGACATGCCAGTTGTTATATGGATAACAGCAtctttgtacaaacacagaaccttCCTCCTTTCTTTAACTCTCCATATGTGAGATGGGTTAGGTATTATGTAGGAAACCCACCACACATTCAGAAGTCTTTTGACTTCCAAATTGCCAAGGGATCTACTCAGGAGCTGGCCTTGAAAGGAAACATGACaatggggggaagaaggggaggggagatcaTTCCCCTCTTAATACTTCACTGCCTAACAATGCATCACCACATGTTATCTGAAGTGCTGACCCACTTATGCTGTGTCCAGTCATATCACAGGAAGCTAGACAGGCCCCCCTAACTCCCCCTCAGTCAAGGGAAACAGAACTTTCTGCAGGGGCAGAGACTATGAAATGAACTTCCCCAGGAACTAAgagccatcacaaacctcactatctgctccaagtgcaaggcacatttctctgACCTTGCCCCTTCTAACACACACTTAGTAACAGGTATATTTCtgttaaaaaaccaaacaccctacCAGACCAAGACTTTCCACTGCACATGCATGTTCCTCTTGGGGGAGGATGAGAGCATAAACAACAGATGGATAGTCATgtggcttaatgcactactggaaggtgcttagaTGCCACAGTGATaagcatggtataaaaacctacatAGGACAGAATAGAGCAACTCAgagcagaatctgccccattttcttttaaataaactcctcagttatttttaaaaaagctgataCCACATATGGGAACTGGTTCCTGGCATCCTCAAAACTACTGGGCACCCAGTCCTGGGAGATCCCAGCAGCACTGATCATTGTGCTGCGATTTGGGTTCCTACTGGGAGCCTACGCATACCTCCCACACTTGGTTGGTTCTGAGCACTGGATAAAGACAGTTAAAAGTTGTGGATCTCAGAGACTTTCGGTGCCCATAACTTTTGTATGGTTGTCCAGCGTGGTGGCTCTTTCTTGGTTCAATCAAGTTATTGGGACTAAAACTGGTGTTAATAAATCACACCCACCCTTCCTACTTTAGAAAGAGAAGTATTTAGAATGCCCGATGGAGTAGGTCTCTCTTACCATTGCTACAGCCAACCCAATCATAGTAATGATTCCAAATGAGAGGAGCATTGTGCTCAGGCCAGGCCCACTGCTGACCATGTCTGGAATTTTGGTGCTGTTAAAGCTGGTGGTTTCAGGGCTTACGGTAGCAGTTTCTGGTAGAGCCCTGTCCATGGTTGACCCTGGGTCTGGCTCGGAGGTGGTAGTGGTGCTGCGGTACAAATCGTGTTCAGAGGGCGTGCTGTAACTCATCCTGGACAAGGGCCCCACGTCCTCTCTTACTGAACTGTCTCCACCCACTCAGGACTCCTCGATTTCTGCTACAAAGTCATAGGGTCTCCCCTTCTGTCAAGGACCCTCCTGTGAGCGCTGTTGTGCAACATCTTCCTTGTTGGCCCTTCTCTGAGAGAATCCTGTTGCTTCTCCCTGTGTTTGAGAGAGATAAGCAGAAGCTTTATAAGTCACAGATGCACGAGGTGACAGTCCTAAAGATACAAGACCCAACATTTTCTGAAATGGCAACTGTTTCTCAGTATGAGATAGATTAGATATAAttttggaggagaggggaggcTTAGAGAgtatttttgggtgctcaacctgAGATAGAAAGTGGCTGacttttcagagatgctgagcgccTCCAACTCCAGTTGAAGTTAGTGGGATCTGGGCATGTCAAAATCAGGCCATGAGATTCTCAAGCTGAGCTTCCAAAACCTAAGGCATCCAAAATCAATTGCCACATTTGTGCTGAGGTCTAGggggctgagagtcaggagagCCTGGTTCTTTCTCTTATGCCAACACTTTCAAATTTGCCTTGATTAGGAGCTGTGGGTGATCAACACCTCTTAAAATCAGACCATTGATTTACGTGCCTAATTTCAGACACCCAGAtttgcataggcgctgacttgtTTTTGCCAGTGGGTACTTTTGAGGAGGTGTGTGTGTCAGCCAGTTTGGGGGGGatgctattttcagcatatttatatacttatttcatattttagttATTGAATGCATCTATATtggtatctttactattttaataatgattaaattTTTATGAAttacataattacattatcatgaattacagtatattaaaatcattgcaatcACCTACAAGCTGTTTTTAGCGGGTACGGGGTACTGGAAAGACTTGGGACTAGCTCCCCACTCcggtgggagagggggtgggtgggtttgcactctgctccttaaaggagcagaatgtggctagggagggcattcattctttaagtggctttaacagcacaatacatatgctaacaaacttaaacaaaggctttgtttaagtttggaagttggtcaggagtcctcaa
Proteins encoded in this region:
- the C7H3orf18 gene encoding uncharacterized protein C3orf18 homolog, which codes for MSYSTPSEHDLYRSTTTTSEPDPGSTMDRALPETATVSPETTSFNSTKIPDMVSSGPGLSTMLLSFGIITMIGLAVAMVLYIRKRKRLEKLRHQLMPMYNFDPTEEQDELEQELLEHGRDAASSQATQSKILLTSQGTVQRPSRLVFTDVANAINA